The bacterium sequence GTCGCGGACAAACTTCTCCTTGCCCATGGGTTCCTCCAACCTGAAGAAAACGTGTCTTCGTTTCTTGTTCTATGACTTGTCTGGAGCGACCGGCTCGTAGCTGTGCGGCTCCATCGTGTACGTCGCGCGGCCCTGTGTCAGGGACCGCAAGGAAGTGGCGTAACCGAACATGTTGGCCAGCGGCGTCTCCGCCAGGATCGTCTGGGTGTCGCCCGGTGAGGGCCGCATCTGCGTGATGTTGCCGCCCCGGGACACCAGGTCGTTCATCACATCGCCCATGTGCGCCTCGGGCGTGACGACCTCTACCAGCATGACGGGCTGCAGCAGGAGCGGCGAGCCCTTCGTGTACGCCTCGCGAAAAGCCATGCTCGACGCGATCTTGAAGGCGACATCGTTGGAGTCCACATCGTGCGACGATCCGTCTGTCACGACCGCCCGCACGTCCACCACCGGGTAGCCCCGGAACGGTCCGGCCTCCATCGCGTCGTGCGCGCCGCTCTCCACCGAGGGCATGAACTCCCGCGGGATCGGCCCGCCCTTCGTCGCGTCCACGAACTCGAAGCCTTCGCCCCGCTCCAGCGGCTCCAGCCGCATCTCCACATCGCCGTACATGCCGCGTCCGCCGGTCTGCTTCACGAACCGTCCGCGCCCCTCGCAGACCCGCGAAATCGTCTCCTTGTACGCCACCTGCGGCTTACCGACGTTGGTCTCGACGTTGAACTCGCGCCTGATCCGATCCTTGACGATCTCGAGGTGCAACTCCCCCATGCCCGAGATGATCTGCTGACCGGTCTCACGGTCCGTGCGCACCGCAAAGGTGGGGTCCTCGGCTACGATCTTGCCCAGCGCGTCGGCCAGCCGTTCCTCGTCCGCCTTCGCCTTGGCCTCGATGGCCATTGAGATCACCGGCTCGGGGAAGCTGATCTGCTCCAGAAGCAGCGGCTTGTCCACGTTGCACAGCGTCTCGCCGGTCATGGTGCGCCCGATACCCACCGCCGCCACGATGTCCCCCGCCATCGCCTCCTGCACGTCCTCGCGGCGGTTGGCGTGCATCCGCAGCAGCCGCCCCACCCGCACCTTCTTGCCGTTGTTCGCGTTGTATACCGTCTGCCCGGTGGACAGCTTCCCCGAATACACCCGCAGGTACGAAAGCTGCCCTACGAACGGGTCGGTGACGACTTTGAACACCAGCGCGGCCAGCGGCTCTTCGGGCGAGGCGTGCAGGAAGATGGGCTCGTCGTGCTTGGGCCGGACACCCTCGACCGGCGGCACATCCAGCGGGGAGGGCAGGTAGTTCACGATGCCATCGAGCAGGGGCTGAATGCCCTTGTTCTTGAAGGCGCTGCCACACAGCACAGGGACCAACCCGCCGTGCAGGCACCCGCGCCGCACCGCCGCGTGCATCTCCTCGACCGTCGGCATCTCCCCGGCGAAGTACTTCGCCTCCAGCTCCGGAGACGTGTCGGCCAGCGAGACGATCAGGTGCTCACGGAAGGCTTCCGCCTTGCTCTGCATATGGGACGGGATCTCGTCGTAGACCGGGGTCTCGCCCAGCTCGTCGTCCTCTTCCCAGTAGATCGCGCGCATCTCGATCAGATCCACGACGCCGACGAAGTTCTCCTCGGCGCCAATCGGGATCTGCAGGGCCAGGGCGTCTGCCCCCAGGCGCTTCCGCACCTGGTGGAGCACGTCGTGAAAGTCCGCGCCCATCCGGTCCATCTTGTTGATGAAGATCAAGCGGGGGATGGCGTACTTGTTCGCCTGCCGCCATACGGTCTCGGACTGCGGCTGCACACCACCGACGGCGCACATGACCGCAACCAGCCCGTCCAGTACTCTCAAAGATCGCTCGACTTCGGCCGTGAAATCCACGTGGCCGGGTGTGTCAATCAGGTTGATGCGATGGTCGTTCCAGAAATACGTCGTCGCCGCCGAGGTGATCGTGATGCCACGTTCCATCTCCTGGGGGAGATAGTCCATGGTCGCGTTCCCCTCATCCACCTCGCCGATGCGGTGCACCCGACCCGAGTAGAACAGCATCCGCTCCGAAGTCGTGGTCTTGCCCGCGTCTATGTGAGCCGCGATGCCAATGTTCCGTGTTTTGTCCAGCGCGACGTCCGCGGCCACTGTGCCACTTCCTAGCTTGGCTGTGCCTCATCCAGCCCGTCATCAGCTCTGCCTCACCAGGTACGTAGGGACGTGTCCTGCCGTACTACCCGTATGAGTCAAGGTCGGCGGGACCTGCCCCTCAGACAGTGCCCGCCGACTGGTCCTTACCACCGATAGTGCGAATAGGCCCTGTTGGCCTCGGCCATGCGATAGACTTCCTCGCGGCGGCGGTAGGCCGCACCCTCGCGGTTGGCCGCGTCCATGATCTCCTTGGCGAAACGCTCGCGCATGGTGCGCTCGTTCCGCTTGCGCGAGGCGTCAATGATCCAGCGCACCGACAGCGTGATCTGGCGGCGAGCCGGTACCTCGACGGGCACCTGGTAG is a genomic window containing:
- the fusA gene encoding elongation factor G, with the protein product MAADVALDKTRNIGIAAHIDAGKTTTSERMLFYSGRVHRIGEVDEGNATMDYLPQEMERGITITSAATTYFWNDHRINLIDTPGHVDFTAEVERSLRVLDGLVAVMCAVGGVQPQSETVWRQANKYAIPRLIFINKMDRMGADFHDVLHQVRKRLGADALALQIPIGAEENFVGVVDLIEMRAIYWEEDDELGETPVYDEIPSHMQSKAEAFREHLIVSLADTSPELEAKYFAGEMPTVEEMHAAVRRGCLHGGLVPVLCGSAFKNKGIQPLLDGIVNYLPSPLDVPPVEGVRPKHDEPIFLHASPEEPLAALVFKVVTDPFVGQLSYLRVYSGKLSTGQTVYNANNGKKVRVGRLLRMHANRREDVQEAMAGDIVAAVGIGRTMTGETLCNVDKPLLLEQISFPEPVISMAIEAKAKADEERLADALGKIVAEDPTFAVRTDRETGQQIISGMGELHLEIVKDRIRREFNVETNVGKPQVAYKETISRVCEGRGRFVKQTGGRGMYGDVEMRLEPLERGEGFEFVDATKGGPIPREFMPSVESGAHDAMEAGPFRGYPVVDVRAVVTDGSSHDVDSNDVAFKIASSMAFREAYTKGSPLLLQPVMLVEVVTPEAHMGDVMNDLVSRGGNITQMRPSPGDTQTILAETPLANMFGYATSLRSLTQGRATYTMEPHSYEPVAPDKS